Proteins encoded within one genomic window of Actinomycetota bacterium:
- a CDS encoding MarR family transcriptional regulator: MTVPHLPFDPIDRAGEHWQEHFGEPSAMMVVTSIMRVQQLLLGALDNALKPHGITFARYEVLVLLTFSRSGFLPLNKIGERLMVHPTSVTNAIDRLEVQGLVRRVPDNVDRRRVLAALTPKGKKVTQRATKSLIALSFGVTGLDEAEMEHLYGLLRTLRATAGDFPSEA; the protein is encoded by the coding sequence GTGACTGTTCCGCACTTGCCATTCGATCCAATCGACCGTGCTGGCGAACATTGGCAGGAGCATTTCGGGGAGCCCTCCGCGATGATGGTGGTCACATCCATCATGCGTGTGCAACAACTCCTACTCGGTGCGCTCGACAACGCGCTGAAGCCCCACGGGATTACGTTTGCCCGATATGAGGTGCTCGTGCTGCTCACCTTTAGTCGCAGCGGCTTCCTTCCACTGAACAAGATCGGCGAGCGTCTGATGGTCCATCCAACTTCCGTCACCAACGCCATCGACCGTCTCGAAGTCCAAGGGCTCGTGCGCCGCGTGCCGGACAATGTCGATCGACGAAGAGTCCTTGCGGCCCTGACTCCCAAGGGCAAGAAAGTCACTCAGCGAGCCACGAAGAGCCTGATTGCTCTGTCGTTCGGAGTCACTGGACTCGACGAGGCGGAGATGGAACATCTCTACGGTCTCCTGCGCACCTTGCGAGCGACCGCTGGAGACTTCCCGAGCGAGGCATAG
- a CDS encoding acyl-CoA dehydrogenase family protein, which yields MTGNAEFAFGQLSEDHQMIRAAIRDLAASQIAPHAEEADETSTFPQASYDALRASDFHAPHIPEQYGGVGADALATCIVIEEVARACASTSLIPAVNKLGTLPLILAASDDVKARYLPPIASGEAMFAYGLSEREAGSDIASMTCSATPDGDDWILNGQKSWITNAGEAEYYTVFAVTDPDAKRGGTVSAFVVEKTDEGFTFGGKERKMGIKGSPTRELFFNKVRLPGNRIVGRRGEGLKIALGTLDHTRVTIGAQAVGIAQGALDLALDYVKQRQQFGKHLAEFQGVQFMLADMAMQLEAARQLVYVAAAKSERGDQDLSFFGAAAKCFASDVAMKVTTDAVQLLGGSGYVQDYPAERMMRDAKITQIYEGTNQIQRIVMARHLLKGWTPA from the coding sequence ATGACAGGCAATGCCGAATTCGCATTCGGCCAACTCTCGGAGGATCACCAGATGATCAGGGCGGCGATTCGCGACCTCGCTGCGTCTCAAATCGCACCGCATGCTGAGGAAGCCGATGAGACCAGCACCTTCCCGCAGGCGTCCTACGACGCGCTTCGCGCATCTGACTTTCACGCCCCACACATCCCCGAGCAATATGGCGGCGTTGGCGCTGATGCGCTCGCCACGTGCATTGTCATCGAGGAGGTCGCTCGCGCCTGCGCATCCACCTCACTCATTCCCGCCGTCAACAAGCTCGGAACGCTGCCCCTGATCCTTGCAGCCAGCGATGACGTGAAGGCCAGGTATCTGCCGCCCATCGCAAGCGGTGAAGCCATGTTCGCGTACGGACTGTCCGAGAGGGAGGCGGGATCGGACATCGCATCGATGACCTGCAGTGCCACTCCTGACGGCGACGACTGGATTCTCAACGGTCAGAAATCGTGGATCACCAATGCCGGTGAGGCCGAGTACTACACGGTCTTCGCTGTCACCGACCCCGATGCAAAACGCGGGGGCACCGTGTCCGCCTTCGTCGTGGAGAAGACCGACGAAGGCTTCACGTTCGGTGGCAAGGAGCGAAAGATGGGCATCAAGGGCTCCCCCACGCGAGAGCTCTTCTTCAACAAGGTCCGGCTGCCCGGCAATCGTATTGTCGGTCGTCGTGGCGAAGGGCTCAAGATCGCCTTGGGCACGCTCGACCACACCCGCGTCACGATCGGCGCCCAGGCGGTCGGGATCGCCCAGGGGGCTCTTGATCTGGCACTTGACTACGTCAAACAACGCCAGCAGTTCGGCAAGCATCTCGCCGAATTCCAGGGAGTGCAGTTCATGCTCGCCGACATGGCGATGCAGTTGGAGGCCGCTCGGCAACTCGTATACGTCGCGGCTGCAAAATCCGAACGCGGGGATCAGGACCTGTCCTTCTTCGGGGCTGCCGCCAAGTGCTTCGCCTCCGATGTCGCAATGAAGGTGACCACTGATGCCGTTCAACTCCTCGGCGGATCGGGGTATGTTCAGGATTATCCAGCCGAGCGCATGATGCGGGATGCGAAGATCACGCAGATCTACGAAGGCACCAATCAGATCCAACGCATAGTGATGGCACGTCATCTCCTCAAGGGCTGGACCCCTGCGTGA